Proteins encoded within one genomic window of Pieris rapae chromosome 1, ilPieRapa1.1, whole genome shotgun sequence:
- the LOC110991998 gene encoding protein phosphatase 1 regulatory subunit 21 produces the protein MEGLPSGDIQAKYQKLAAEYSKLRVHVKVLKKGVLDEQAKANELREVLKEKEKSLRKGELEIDSLSFRNQQLTRRVSVLQDEIEQKQSKTTKKMKSKDDKLVNNSSSAQLDAGLFQEELQKKIIENAQYASQLSDKTFEISQLKASIEDCNRHMSECESRYKCEIAKLKNKNQDLQFALEEAHKDKLGGTAKVQAGSLASCNGDFLSEGGSLIGSEDALSSVDDLNITEQLGNKLHNLELETQKLRMEYGLLEMENDSLKLEISKHVSAAQRRRADAHDSGDFNAFNQTSVDGEGRVTGLLGSLHVPFLLNEEIEQREERLTAYFRKKITALNAERDELLSNIECYAKECENLRHRFEELDREKEADNNTIQDKHNTISRLEEELQSTSHNYEQQMSLLTEHLAALNDQLAAQHETIEHLKHQLATRKK, from the exons aTGGAAGGTTTGCCTTCTGGTGATATCCAggctaaatatcaaaaattagCTGCAGAATATTCAAAg TTGCGAGTTCATGTTAAGGTGTTGAAAAAAGGTGTATTAGATGAACAGGCTAAGGCAAATGAATTGCGAGAAGTATTGAAAGAGAAAGAGAAATCGTTGCGTAAAGGGGAATTAGAGATAGATTCACTTTCTTTTAGGAATCAGCAACTAACACGACGAGTATCCGTTCTACAAGATGAAATTGAACAAAAACAg agtaaaacaacaaaaaaaatgaaaagcaAAGATgataaattagtaaataatagcAGTTCTGCACAATTAGATGCAGGTTTATTCCAGGAAGAGCtccaaaagaaaattattgaaaatgctCAGTATGCATCAcag CTATCtgataaaacatttgaaatatcTCAATTAAAAGCGTCAATAGAAGATTGCAATCGTCATATGAGTGAATGTGAGAGTAGGTATAAGTGTGAAATAGCTAAGTTAAAGAACAAGAATCAAGATCTACAATTTGCTTTGGAGGAAGCCCACAAGGACAAGCTTGGAGGGACAGCCAAAGTCCAAGCTGGAAGTTTGGCCAGCTGCAATGGTGACTTTTTATCTGAAGGTGGCAGTTTG ATTGGTAGTGAGGATGCTCTTAGTTCTGTTGATGACTTAAATATTACTGAGCAACTTGGCAACAAGTTACATAATTTGGAACTG GAAACCCAAAAGCTTCGTATGGAGTATGGCCTACTGGAGATGGAGAATGACAGCTTGAAGCTGGAAATCAGTAAGCACGTATCAGCCGCTCAGAGGCGACGCGCTGACGCCCACGACTCTGGAGATTTTAATGCCTTCAACCAGACTTCTGTTG acgGTGAAGGTCGTGTCACGGGTCTGCTTGGAAGTCTTCACGTTCCATTTTTGCTTAACGAGGAGATTGAGCAGCGTGAGGAGAGGTTGACGGCCTACTTCCGGAAAAAGATCACAGCGCTTAATGCTGAGAGAGATGAACTGCTAAGCAATATTGAGTGTTATGCTAAAGAG TGTGAAAATTTGCGACATCGCTTCGAAGAGTTGGACCGCGAAAAGGAAGCCGATAATAACACGATACAGGACAAACACAATACTATTAGTCGACtg GAAGAAGAGCTCCAGTCTACGTCTCACAATTACGAACAACAGATGTCGCTGTTGACCGAGCACTTGGCGGCCCTGAACGACCAGCTCGCCGCCCAACACGAAACCATAGAGCATCTTAAGCATCAACTAGCCACCAGGAAGAAATAA